From a single Mobula birostris isolate sMobBir1 chromosome 13, sMobBir1.hap1, whole genome shotgun sequence genomic region:
- the LOC140207743 gene encoding myelin-associated glycoprotein-like yields MSGMRVDHQLNNHYQRHPRSGGWENKPSIRLPNRPVRSAMFMATCGSLVLFLLTLPEVSTQMTMTMQQNVSTVVGACAEIDCAFRIPDFPSRLRAQWLTTRFRNTRLEAVFEYNFSSLTFYRRSSIDRADFSGKPEKGDCSLRINDAKQRDEGSYIFTVDIYTTFPITTHRPGSSQSFLTVWEKPRISVGEDLIAGQRARLTCSIPDSCSRDKLELKWIVSDHVVTAQDSKAEGKVVSEGPGTRVVTSALTFTPSLAHHGESLGCAVLAKGVQRAKETITMDVKELPQKPTVNRSVVALEGSSISLYCRSWGTIPVTLLWVRNGEDIGASSTGELKVLLRDVTSVDEGKYWCLAVNDVGVSNSSTSVSVQYRPKTELACTSTGTVTNCVCKVRANPPANASWSIDGEALAELRSEDVVAVWETDGNVIRSSVNLTRADRMGNAISCSAGNTHGYRASEYPLRSEGTEFRTICLTAGGVGAGFVILIVVLCTIAVCRKQRQKAAAVSEFSIVYSTVTPSINFMGVAQESCRVGDPQPTQRDEIVYADIKFQK; encoded by the exons ATGAGCGGAATGAGAGTTGACCATCAGCTGAACAACCATTACCAAAGGCATCCCAGGTCGGGCGGATGGGAAAACAAACCGAGTATTCGACTTCCGAATCGGCCAGTGCGATCAGCAATGTTCATGGCCACGTGCGGCTCTCTCGTTCTTTTCCTCTTGACGCTTCCCGAAG TTTCTACACAAATGACGATGACGATGCAGCAAAACGTTTCGAcggtagtgggagcttgtgcCGAGATCGATTGCGCCTTTCGCATTCCCGACTTTCCCAGCAGACTGCGGGCACAGTGGTTGACAACCAGATTTCGAAATACCCGACTTGAAGCCGTCTTTGAATATAATTTCAGTAGTCTCACTTTTTACCGTCGCAGCTCGATCGACCGAGCAGATTTCAGCGGCAAACCTGAAAAGGGAGACTGTTCTCTGCGAATAAATGATGCCAAGCAGAGAGACGAAGGTTCATATATATTCACGGTAGATATCTACACGACCTTTCCCATTACGACCCATCGACCCGGAAGCTCACAATCCTTTCTCACTGTTTGGG AAAAGCCCCGGATCTCGGTTGGTGAGGATCTGATCGCTGGACAAAGGGCGCGTTTGACCTGCTCCATTCCCGACAGCTGTTCCAGAGAcaaactggaattaaaatggatagtTTCAGATCACGTGGTTACGGCACAGGACAGCAAAGCGGAAGGGAAGGTTGTCAGTGAAGGTCCTGGCACTCGGGTGGTGACGTCGGCGCTCACGTTCACTCCCTCACTCGCTCATCACGGGGAATCTCTGGGATGCGCTGTTTTAGCGAAGGGCGTCCAAAGGGCCAAGGAAACTATTACCATGGACGTTAAAG AACTTCCTCAGAAACCGACCGTCAATCGGTCAGTGGTCGCGCTGGAAGGCAGCTCCATCTCACTGTACTGCAGAAGCTGGGGGACAATTCCCGTCACTTTACTTTGGGTGAGAAATGGAGAGGATATCGGTGCATCTTCGACCGGAGAATTGAAGGTGCTTCTGCGTGATGTCACATCAGTAGACGAGGGGAAATATTGGTGTTTGGCTGTAAACGACGTGGGCGTCTCCAACAGCTCTACCAGCGTTTCCGttcagt ACAGACCCAAAACTGAACTGGCGTGCACCAGCACTGGGACCGTGACGAACTGTGTTTGCAAGGTCAGAGCCAACCCTCCGGCAAACGCTTCATGGAGCATCGACGGGGAAGCCCTGGCGGAGCTCAGGTCGGAGGATGTGGTCGCGGTCTGGGAGACGGACGGGAACGTGATACGGAGCTCAGTGAATCTGACCCGTGCAGATAGAATGGGAAATGCGATTTCATGCTCTGCAGGGAATACCCACGGTTACCGCGCCTCTGAATACCCGCTCCGTTCCGAGG GAACAGAATTCCGGACGATCTGCTTGACAGCAGGCGGGGTGGGAGCCGGCTTTGTCATTCTGATTGTCGTCCTGTGCACGATTGCAGTGTGCCG GAAGCAACGACAGAAAGCTGCAGCTGTTTCCGAGTTTTCGATCGTCTACAGTACTGTGACGCCTTCAATAAATTTCATG GGCGTCGCCCAGGAATCGTGTCGTGTTGGCGACCCGCAGCCGACTCAAAGAGACGAGATCGTCTATGCTGATATCAAGTTCCAGAAGTGA